The region GGCCCAGCGTGACCCGGGTGTAGACGCCGCACAGGGCGATCGCGCGGGCCAGGATGTGCGCCAGCGGCAGGAACACCAGCAGCGAGTTGCCCGCCTGCATCAGCTGCGGGAACGCCGCCACGTCCGAGCGCACCTCGGACAGCAGGTTGTAGTGCGTCAGCTCGCAGCCCTTGGGCCGGCCGGTGGTGCCCGAGGTGTAGACGATCGTCGCGGTGTCGTCCGCGCCGACCTCCTCGCGCCGGGCCCGCGCGTCGTCGTCGGACACGCCCGCGCCGAGCGCGGTCAGCTCGTCGATCGCGCCGGCCGCGTCCGCGCCCGGACCGTCGATCTGGAACACGCTGCGCAGCTCGGGCAGCTCCGACACGACGGTGTCCAGCGTGGCCTTGTGCTCGGCGGTCTCGATGAACACGGCCTTGGCCTGCGAGTCGGACAGGATCCACTCGACCTGCTCGGCCGCCGAGGTCTCGTAGATCGGCACCACGACGCCGCCCGCGTGCCAGATCGCGAAGTCGAGCAGGGTCCACTCGTAGCGGGTCTTGGACATCAGGCCGACCCGGTCGCCGGCGCGCAGGCCGGAGGCGATCAGGCCCTTGGCGACCGCGAGCACCTGGGCGGCGAAGTCGCGGGCCGTGACGTCGACCCAGGTGCCGTCGACGCGGCGGCGGAAGCTGACGGCGTTGCCGAAGCGCTCCGCGTTCGCCCGCACCATGTCGGTGAGGTTCTCCTCGGCAGCCACAGTGGCGGTGGCGGGGACGCTGAACTCGCGCACGTCAACCTCCGGACGATTGTTTGTTACCGGTGGGGAAACCTAGCCTGTGATTCCGGCAATACACCAGGCCGGTGGTCCGTTCCGTGACCGTGTCGTGGCACTCTTCCCACCCGTGCCGAGCGTGGACGTCGTCGACGAGACATTTCTCGCAGTCCCCCCCGAGGTGGTGGCCGCCGCTTTCGCCGCGCCCGAGTCGTGGGCGCGGTACTGGCCCGACCTCATCCTGGACGTCTACCTCGACCGGGGTGCGCAGGGCCTGCGCTGGACCGTGGGCGGGGCGCTGGTGGGCACCATGGAGGTGTGGCTGGAGCCGGTGCTCGACGGCACGCTGCTGCACTACTTCCTGCGCGCCGACCCGCGCGGCGAGACGACCCCCAAGCGGGTGCGGCAGGAGCTGCGCCGCCGCCAGCTGGCAGCCAAACAGGTGTCCCTGGGGCTGAAGACGACCTTGGAAGCCGGGCGCGAACCGGGCGTGCCGCCCGCCCTGCCGTAGATTCGCGGGGGTGCGGGTTCACGTCGTCTCGGATGTCCACGGCAACGCCGAGGCCCTCGCCCGCGCGGGCGACGGGGCCGACGCACTGGTGGTCCTGGGGGACTTGGTCGACTTCGTCGACTACTACGACCACGGCAAGGGCATCCTCGGTCGGGTGTTCGGCGCGGAGAAGGTCGAGGTGTTCGCCCGGCTGCGGCGCGAGCGGATGAGCGCGGAGACCGTGCGCTACATCCGGTCGCTGTGGGACAGCCTGGACGACGCGGCGGAGGTCGTCCGCGAAGCCGTGCTGGAGCAGTACACCGAGCTGTTCGCGGCGATGAGCGCGCCGACCTACGCGACGCCGGGCAACGTGGACAGCCCCGAGCTGTGGCCGCGGTTCGTGCGCGACGGGGTGCACGTGCTCGACGGCGAGTCGGCCGAGATCGGCGGCCTGAGGTTCGGCTTCGTCGGCGGGGCGCTGATCGCGCCCGGGTTCGTGCGGCGGCCGGGCGCGCCCTGGTACCCGTACCTGCGCACCGAGGACGAGTTCGACGCGGCGCTGGCCGGGCTGGGCCCGGTGGACGTGCTGTGCACCCACATCCCGCCGGCGGTGGCGGAGCTGACCTACGACGTGGTGGCGCGGCGGCCCGAGTGGGGGTCCGCGGCGCTGCTGGACACCATCCGCCGGGACCGGCCCCGGTGGTCGGTGTTCGGGCACGTGCACCAGCCGATGGCGCGGCGCGTCCGGGTGGGGTGGACCGAGTGCGTGAACGTGGGCCACTTCCAGCGCAGCGGCACGCCCCACGTGTTGCGATGGTGAGCCGAACCACCGGGTAGCCTCCCCGGCATGGCCGACGAGTCCACCCAGTCCATCGTCATCGACGCGGCTCCCGCCGAGATCGTCGCGGTGATCGCCGACTTCGCCGCGTACCCGCAATGGGCCAACGGGGTGAAGCGCACCGAGGTGCTGGAGACCGGTGCGGACGACTACGCGGCGCAGGTCAGGTTCAACATCGACCAGGGTCCGATCAAGGACGAGTACGTGCTCGCCTACGACGAGTGGTCGACCTCGCGGATCTCGTGGCACCTGGTCAAGGGGCAGATGCAGAAGTCCCAGGAGGGCAGCTACGCGTTCACCGAGCGCGGCGGCTCGACCGAGGTGACCTACACGCTGTCGGTGCAGCTCGTGGTGCCGATGATTGGCCTGTTCCGGCGCAAGGCCGAGAAGATGATCATGGACACCGCGCTCAAGGAGCTCAAGCGCCGGGTGGAAAACGCTGGATGAGCGCGCGTCTGCTGCTGTTCACCGGCAAGGGCGGGGTCGGCAAGACGACCCTCGCCGCCGCCACCTCCGCCGCGCTGGCCGCGGGCGGGCGCAAGGCCCTGGTCGTGTCCACCGATCCCGCGCACTCGCTGGGTGACGCGTTCGGCGTGCCGCTGGGCTCCGCGCCCACCGAGGTGGACGCCGGGCTGCACGCGGCCCAGGTCGACCCCCGGACGCTGGTCGACGGCACGTGGCGGGAGCTGCGCGGGCACCTGCGGACCGTGCTGGCGGGCGCGGGCGTGGACGAGCTCGACGCCGAGGAGCTGACCGTCCTGCCCGGCGTCGAGGAGCTGCTCGCGCTGGCCGAGGTCGCGCGGCTGACCCGCACCGGTCCGTGGGACGTGGTCGTGGTCGACTGCGGCCCGACCGCCGAGACGCTGCGGCTGCTCGCGCTGCCCGAGGCCGTCGCCGGCTACCTGGAACGGCTGTTCCCCACCCACCGCCGGGTGGTGCGCGGCCTGCTCGCCGGGCTGGCCGGCACCGCGGCCCCGGTGGAGCGGTGGGACGCCACCGCCGACGCGCTGGGCCGGCTCGCCGAGAACCTGGAGCAGCTGCGCGGCCTGCTGACCGCCGACACCACCGCCGTCCGGCTGGTGCTCACCCCCGAACGGGTGGTCGCCGCCGAGACCCGCCGCACGGTCACCGCGCTCGCGTTGCAGGGCATCCGGGTCGACGGCGTGATCGCCAACCGGCTCGTGCCGCACCCCGGTGCCGGCCGCGGCCCGGCCGCGACCTGGCTGCGCACCCGGCGCGCCGAGCAGGACGCCGTGCTGGCCTCGCTGGACCTGGGCCCGGTGCGCACCGTCGAGCACCACGCCCGCGAACCAGTCGGCCTGGCCGCGCTGCTGGAGGTCGCCGAGGCCCTCTACGCGGGAGCGGACCCGCTGGCCGGGTCCGGTGCGGCCGGGCCGCTGGTCGACGTGGTGCGGGTGGACGACGAGTACGAGCTGCGGCTGGCGCTGCGGGTCGGCGACTCGGAGCTGGAGCTGGCCCGCGTGGGCGACGACCTGGCGGTGACCGTGGACGGCCGGCGCAGGCTGATCGCCCTGCCGTCGCTGCTGCGGCGGTGCGTGGTGGTCGGCGCGGAACTGGACGACGACGGGGTGGCCGTGCGCTTCCGCCCCGACCCCGACCTCTGGATGCGGTGAGGCACGTGGACGCGAAACTCGCCGAGGAACTCCGGCTGCTGCTCGACGCCGCCGCCGAGCGCGCGCAGCCGTGGCTGAACAAGCTCGCCGACGGCGAGCACGGCGAGCACGGCGAGCGCACCTGTGGCTGGTGCCCGCTGTGCAACGCGGTGGCGCTGGTCCGCGGCGACCGCTCGGAACTGGCCACCCGGGCCGCCGAGCACGTCGCCGGGCTCATCGCGGTGCTGCGCGCGGCGCTCGCCGAGCCCGCTGCCGCCGGGCCCGCCGACCCTTCCGACGCCGAGGAGGAGCGCGAACCCCGCGTGCAGCACATCCCCGTGGTGCGGCGGCGGACGCAGTGCTGACCGTCGGCGTCGACGTCGGCGGCACCAGCGTGCGCGTCGGCGTGGTGGACGCCGACGGGGCCGTCCTGGACACCGCCCGCGCCGCCACCCCGTCCGGGGAGGGGGCGCTGGAGGAGGCGATCGGCGCGGCCGTGGCCGAGGTCGCCTCCCGGCACCGGGTGGCCGCGGTCGGCCTGGCCGTGGCCGGGTTCGTCGCGTCGGACCGGCGGACCGTCCTGTTCGCGCCGCACCTGGCGTGGCGGCAGGCCCCGGTCGCCGACCGGATCGCCGAGCGCGTCGGGCTGCCCGTGGTGCTGGAGCACGACGCCAACGCGGCGGCGCTGGCCGAGCACCGGTTCGGCGCGGCCCGTGGTGCCGGGATCGCGGTCCTGGTGGCGATCGGCACCGGGATAGGAGGCGCGCTGCTGATCGACGGCAAGGTGTTCCGCGGGGCGCACGGCGTCGCGCCGGAACTCGGCCACCTGCGGCTGGTGCCGGACGGGCGGCCGTGCCCGTGCGGCAAGAACGGCTGCTGGGAGCGGTACTGCAGCGGGACCGCGTTGACGACCACCGCGGTGGAACTGCTGGCCCGCCACCCCGGCGTGTCGACGTCACTGGCGCGCGAGGCGCTGGGCGACTCGCGGGCGGTGACCGGCCGCCGGATCGCCGCCGCGGCCCGCGACGGCGACCCGCTGGCCAAGCGCGCGATGATCGACCTGGCCCGGTGGCTGGGGGAGGGCCTGGCGCTGGTGGCCGACGTGTACGACCCGGAGGTCGTGGTGATCGGCGGCGGCGTGTCGGAGTCCGCGCCGCTGTTCCTGGACGAGGCCCGCGAGCGCTACGCGGCCGTCGTCACCGGCGCGGGCCACCGCCCACTGGCCCGCATCCGCACCGCGCAACTGGGCGACGACGCGGGCATCGTCGGCGTGGCCACCCTGGCCCGCGACCTGACCACCACCCGCCCAGCCCACAACGGTCGCCGCTAGCCGCAGTGACTGGTCGGGTTGTTGGCGGCGTGTCGGGTTGAAGACGGGTGGACCTCCGGCCCGGACCGGGCAACGACCACCGCCTGGCACCCTGCCCGGCTCGATCCACGATCACAACCACTACCGAGCTCACAGCGCCGTCGACGGCCGACCAACCACCCGACCGACCGCCTGGACCTCAACGACACCACGAGTCAGTACAACTAGAGGACCGCGCCGTCGTCCCAGCCGGAGTCCGGCGGTGGGCCGTTGCGGATGCGCAGGACCAGCCAGCCCGCGCCCGAGCACAGCACGACCAGCGCCACCGGGGTGCCGATCGTCGGGGTCAGCCCGAACAGGCTCGGGAACAGCAGCAGGACCACGCCGAGCAGGATCAGCAGCAGGGCCGCGACGGTGCCCGCGCGCAGGGCGGGCAGCGGGGGCGGGTCCGGCGGGACGAAGTGGTCGTCCGGGTCGTCGTCCGGCTCGTCGTCCGGGTCGGCGTCGGCGGTGGCCACGGCGGGCCGGCCCTCCGAGCGGGCGGGCTTCGCGGGCTCGGCTTCCTCGTCCGCGGCGTCGTCCGCTGCGTCGGCGGCGGCGTCGGCGGCGGCGTCGTCCGCATCGGGCCAGGTCCTGCCGACGCCTTCGCGTTCCAGGCCGGCCACGATCTCGGCGAAGGTCGCGTCCACGTCCTCCGGGCCGTCCGTCGAGTCGCGTCGGGAGTTCATCGGCGTGCCCCAACCCTCCGGTCGTGAAGGCGAATCCTCTGCCAGACTTCATCGTCCCACGAGGCCGTTGTGTTGCGGATTACGGCGGTCGGTGGGACTTGCGACCGTACCGGCCGCACCGGGCCGTTCGTTGTGCCTGGTGCGGTTGGCTCCGTAGGCTGGCCCGCGGGGACCAAGCACGTCGAGGAGGCGCTGCCGGCAGTGCTCTACTGGCTGATGAAACACATCCTGCTCGGGCCGCTCCTGAAGCTGTTCTTCCGCCCCAAGATCATCGAGGGCGCGGAGAACATCCCGAAGGAGGGCGGCGCGATCCTGGCGTCCAACCACCTCGCGGTCTCCGACTCGTTCTTCCTGCCGCTGAAGCTGTCCCGGCGGGTCACCTTCCCGGCGAAGATCGAGTACTTCACCGGCAAGGGCCTCAAGGGCGCGTTCCAGCGCTGGTTCTTCTCCGGCGTCGGCCAGGTGCCGATCGACCGGTCCTCGGCGTCGGCGGCGCAGGGCGCGCTGGACACCGGCGTGCGCATCGTCCGCGAGGGCAAGCTGCTCGGCATCTACCCGGAGGGCACCCGCTCGCCCGACGGGCGGCTCTACAAGGGCAAGGTCGGCGTCGCGTGGATCGCCCTGGAGTCCGGCGCGCCGGTCATCCCGATCGCCATGTTCGGCACCGACAAGGCGAACCCCATCGGCTCGAAGATGTGGCGGCCGCACCCGATCCGGATCAAGATCGGCAAGCCGCTGGACTTCTCCCGCTACGAGGGCCTGTCCGGCGACCGGTTCGTGCTGCGGTCGATCACCGACGAGATCATGTACGCCCTGATGGAGCTCTCCGGCCAGGAGTACGTCGACGTCTACGCGGCCAAGGCCAAGGAAGAGCCCCAGAAGAAGCCTGAGAAGGACTCCCGGAAGAAGCCCGAGGGACAGGGCTCCGGTGCTCCTGGGGACGCCGACCGGCTGCCCGGCACCAAGGCCGGGTGAACCGCACCTTAAGGTGGGCGCGGTGCGGTTCTTCTACGACTGTGAGTTCATCGAGGACGGGCTGACGATCGACCTCGTCTCCATCGGGGTGGTCGACGAGGAAGGCCGCGAGTTCTACGCCGTGTCGACCGAGTTCGACCCGGAGAAGGCCGGTCCGTGGGTGCGGGCGAACGTGCTCAACCAGCTCCCGTCCCCCGCCGACCAGGCCTGGCGCGGTCGCGAGCGGATCCGCCGCGACCTGCTGGAGTTCCTCGGCGGGGCCAAGACCAACCGGGACGACATCGAGCTGTGGGCGTGGTTCGCCGCCTACGACCACGTGGCGCTGGCGCAGCTGTGGGGCCCGATGCCCGCGCTGCCGCGCTGCCTGCCCCGGTTCACCCGCGACCTGCGGCAGCGCTGGGAGGACGTCGGCAAGCCCAAGCTGCCCGCGCCGCCCGCCGACGCGCACGACGCGCTCGCCGACGCCCGCCACAACCTGGCCCGCTGGCAGGTGATCGAGGCCGAGCGCCGCCGCCGCGGGTTCGCCGTCCGCTAGGTGGGACCCGGCCTTGCTGCACCGATCCAGCTCGTGACAGTCTTGGGTGACCCACGCCACGAAGAGATTGGCTAAGCAGATGCGTATTGGTGTGCTCACCGGCGGTGGTGACTGCCCCGGCCTCAACGCGGTCATCCGCGCCGTGGTCCGCAAGGGCGTCGAGGGCCACGGCTGGGAGATCGTGGGCTTCCGCAACGGCTGGCAGGGCCCGGTCGAAGGGCTCACCAAGCCGATCGGGCTCGGCGACGTCGAGGACATCCTCACCCGGGGCGGCACGATCCTGGGCTCGTCGCGCACCAACCCGTACAAGATCGAGGGCGGTGTCGACCGGATCCGCGAGGTGCTCGCCGCCGAGGGCGTCGACGCGCTGATCGCGATCGGCGGCGAGGACACCCTGGGTGTCGCGAAGCGGCTGACCGACGACGGCATCGGCGTGGTCGGCGTGCCGAAGACCATCGACAACGACCTGGGCGCGACGGACTACACGTTCGGCTTCGACACCGCCGTGCACATCGCCACCGAGTCCATCGACCGGCTGCGCACCACCGCCGAGTCCCACCACCGGGCGCTCGTGGTCGAGGTCATGGGCCGGCACGCGGGCTGGATCGCGCTGCACTCCGGCCTCGCGGGCGGCGCGAACGTGATCCTGGTGCCGGAGCGGCCGTTCAGCGTGGAGAAGGTCGTCGAGTGGGTGGAGCGGCGGTTCGAGCGGCAGTACGCGCCGATCATCGTCGTCGCCGAGGGCGCGGTGCCCGAGGGCGGCGCCGAGGTGCTGCACTCCGGTGAGAAGGACGCGTTCGGCCACGTCCGGCTGGGCGGGGTCGGCACCTGGCTGGCCGAGGAGATCGCCGAGCGCACCGGCCAGGAGTCCCGCGCGGTCGTGCTCGGGCACACCCAGCGCGGCGGCATCCCGACCGCGTACGACCGGGTGCTGGCGACCAGGTTCGGCCTGCACGCGGTGGACGCGGTCGCCGAGGGCGACTTCGGCGTGATGGTGGCGCTGCGCGGCACCGACATCGTGCGGGTGAAGCTCTCCGAGGCGACGGCCGAGCTCAAGACCGTGCCGCTGGAGCGCTACGCCGAGGCCGAGGTCTTCTTCGGCTAGGCAGCACGACCTTCGGGCGCTTCCGGACGGACCCTCGACCCGCCCGGAAGCGCCCGTTGCCGTCTTCCCGCCTGCTGCCGGCAGCCGGGCCGGGGAACGGCCGACCGCCCGTTCCCCGCGCGACCCGGCCGGGACGGGAGCCGTGCGGGGCCGCCGGTACGGGTTCCCGCAGCACCTTCCGGCGCGCGCCGGCCGGAGATCTCCCGAACCGCTTCGACGCCCCGCCGCGTCGGGTACGACCACGCCGGACCGGCCCGGACCGGTGCCCGCACGCGGTCGGACGAGCCTTGGCCACCGGGTGCGGCGCGCGCTGCGGGAACAGGTCCGCGACGGGCGTTGCGACCCCACGTCGCCCGGCGATTCGCCCCCCGGGCGGGTGGTGGGCATGACGCGCATCATGATGAGGCGATCCAGTGCCCGTCCCTCAGCGCGGACCGCCTACCCTTAACACGTGAACTGGACCGTGGACGTGCCCGTGGACACGCTTCCCGAGCTCCCGCCCCTCCCGCCCGAGCTCCGCAACCGACTGGACGAAGCGCTGAGCCGCCCCGCGGCCCAGCAGCCCGAATGGCCGGACGCGGAGCAGGTGCGCCGGGTGCGCGCGGTGCTGGAAAGCGTCCCGCCGATCACCGTGCCCGCCGAGATCGACCGGCTGCGCGGCAACCTCGCCGAGGTGGCCCGCGGTGAGGCGTTCCTGCTCCAGGGCGGTGACTGCGCCGAGACGTTCGCGGACAACACCGAGCCCCACATCCGCGCCAACGTGCGCACCCTGCTCCAGATGGCCGTGGTGCTGACCT is a window of Saccharothrix espanaensis DSM 44229 DNA encoding:
- a CDS encoding ArsA family ATPase — protein: MSARLLLFTGKGGVGKTTLAAATSAALAAGGRKALVVSTDPAHSLGDAFGVPLGSAPTEVDAGLHAAQVDPRTLVDGTWRELRGHLRTVLAGAGVDELDAEELTVLPGVEELLALAEVARLTRTGPWDVVVVDCGPTAETLRLLALPEAVAGYLERLFPTHRRVVRGLLAGLAGTAAPVERWDATADALGRLAENLEQLRGLLTADTTAVRLVLTPERVVAAETRRTVTALALQGIRVDGVIANRLVPHPGAGRGPAATWLRTRRAEQDAVLASLDLGPVRTVEHHAREPVGLAALLEVAEALYAGADPLAGSGAAGPLVDVVRVDDEYELRLALRVGDSELELARVGDDLAVTVDGRRRLIALPSLLRRCVVVGAELDDDGVAVRFRPDPDLWMR
- a CDS encoding SRPBCC family protein, with the protein product MADESTQSIVIDAAPAEIVAVIADFAAYPQWANGVKRTEVLETGADDYAAQVRFNIDQGPIKDEYVLAYDEWSTSRISWHLVKGQMQKSQEGSYAFTERGGSTEVTYTLSVQLVVPMIGLFRRKAEKMIMDTALKELKRRVENAG
- a CDS encoding ROK family protein — translated: MLTVGVDVGGTSVRVGVVDADGAVLDTARAATPSGEGALEEAIGAAVAEVASRHRVAAVGLAVAGFVASDRRTVLFAPHLAWRQAPVADRIAERVGLPVVLEHDANAAALAEHRFGAARGAGIAVLVAIGTGIGGALLIDGKVFRGAHGVAPELGHLRLVPDGRPCPCGKNGCWERYCSGTALTTTAVELLARHPGVSTSLAREALGDSRAVTGRRIAAAARDGDPLAKRAMIDLARWLGEGLALVADVYDPEVVVIGGGVSESAPLFLDEARERYAAVVTGAGHRPLARIRTAQLGDDAGIVGVATLARDLTTTRPAHNGRR
- a CDS encoding metallophosphoesterase family protein, translating into MRVHVVSDVHGNAEALARAGDGADALVVLGDLVDFVDYYDHGKGILGRVFGAEKVEVFARLRRERMSAETVRYIRSLWDSLDDAAEVVREAVLEQYTELFAAMSAPTYATPGNVDSPELWPRFVRDGVHVLDGESAEIGGLRFGFVGGALIAPGFVRRPGAPWYPYLRTEDEFDAALAGLGPVDVLCTHIPPAVAELTYDVVARRPEWGSAALLDTIRRDRPRWSVFGHVHQPMARRVRVGWTECVNVGHFQRSGTPHVLRW
- a CDS encoding polyadenylate-specific 3'-exoribonuclease AS, coding for MRFFYDCEFIEDGLTIDLVSIGVVDEEGREFYAVSTEFDPEKAGPWVRANVLNQLPSPADQAWRGRERIRRDLLEFLGGAKTNRDDIELWAWFAAYDHVALAQLWGPMPALPRCLPRFTRDLRQRWEDVGKPKLPAPPADAHDALADARHNLARWQVIEAERRRRGFAVR
- a CDS encoding 6-phosphofructokinase is translated as MRIGVLTGGGDCPGLNAVIRAVVRKGVEGHGWEIVGFRNGWQGPVEGLTKPIGLGDVEDILTRGGTILGSSRTNPYKIEGGVDRIREVLAAEGVDALIAIGGEDTLGVAKRLTDDGIGVVGVPKTIDNDLGATDYTFGFDTAVHIATESIDRLRTTAESHHRALVVEVMGRHAGWIALHSGLAGGANVILVPERPFSVEKVVEWVERRFERQYAPIIVVAEGAVPEGGAEVLHSGEKDAFGHVRLGGVGTWLAEEIAERTGQESRAVVLGHTQRGGIPTAYDRVLATRFGLHAVDAVAEGDFGVMVALRGTDIVRVKLSEATAELKTVPLERYAEAEVFFG
- a CDS encoding polyketide cyclase / dehydrase and lipid transport gives rise to the protein MPSVDVVDETFLAVPPEVVAAAFAAPESWARYWPDLILDVYLDRGAQGLRWTVGGALVGTMEVWLEPVLDGTLLHYFLRADPRGETTPKRVRQELRRRQLAAKQVSLGLKTTLEAGREPGVPPALP
- a CDS encoding lysophospholipid acyltransferase family protein, whose product is MLYWLMKHILLGPLLKLFFRPKIIEGAENIPKEGGAILASNHLAVSDSFFLPLKLSRRVTFPAKIEYFTGKGLKGAFQRWFFSGVGQVPIDRSSASAAQGALDTGVRIVREGKLLGIYPEGTRSPDGRLYKGKVGVAWIALESGAPVIPIAMFGTDKANPIGSKMWRPHPIRIKIGKPLDFSRYEGLSGDRFVLRSITDEIMYALMELSGQEYVDVYAAKAKEEPQKKPEKDSRKKPEGQGSGAPGDADRLPGTKAG